One window of the Coleofasciculus sp. FACHB-1120 genome contains the following:
- the aroQ gene encoding type II 3-dehydroquinate dehydratase, with protein MGTVSILVLHGPNLNLLGLREPGIYGSVTLDEINRLLEQEGQTLDCKVFTLQSNHEGVLVDAIHDAFGQHQGILINAGAYTHTSVAIRDAIAAVNLPTVEVHLSNIYRREAFRHHSYIAPIVIGQISGFGAESYRLGLNALVNHLRQKSSSE; from the coding sequence TTGGGCACAGTTAGTATTCTGGTGCTGCACGGGCCAAACTTGAACCTGTTGGGACTCCGAGAACCAGGGATTTATGGCTCTGTGACGTTGGATGAGATTAATCGCCTGTTAGAACAAGAAGGGCAAACGCTCGACTGTAAGGTGTTTACCCTACAGTCAAATCATGAAGGTGTTCTAGTAGATGCGATTCACGATGCCTTTGGGCAGCACCAGGGAATTTTAATTAACGCTGGAGCATATACTCATACCAGCGTAGCGATACGGGATGCGATCGCGGCTGTTAACCTTCCGACTGTAGAAGTGCATCTGAGTAACATTTACCGACGCGAAGCTTTCCGACATCATTCTTATATCGCACCCATTGTAATTGGACAAATCAGCGGCTTTGGTGCAGAAAGTTACCGCTTGGGGTTAAACGCTCTAGTTAACCATTTGAGACAAAAGAGTAGCAGTGAATAA
- a CDS encoding tetratricopeptide repeat protein, producing the protein MNEFSINSLLEDLKNPDETVRYEATAELWRVWFHQKGVVGFELLQRSQVMLEAGELAQAEALLTDLIETQPNFAEAWNRRAVLYYILREYKKALQDCQMAVKLIPFHFGALHGMGLCHVALEDYSAAIQAFRQALEIQPYALENQRLILECTAQMS; encoded by the coding sequence ATGAATGAATTTTCTATCAATTCGTTACTCGAAGACCTAAAAAATCCTGATGAAACCGTCCGTTATGAGGCTACAGCAGAGCTGTGGCGCGTCTGGTTTCATCAAAAGGGAGTGGTAGGGTTTGAACTACTTCAGCGATCGCAGGTAATGCTGGAGGCAGGAGAGCTTGCCCAAGCTGAGGCATTACTCACCGACCTGATCGAGACTCAACCCAATTTCGCGGAAGCCTGGAATAGACGAGCCGTTCTTTACTATATTCTCAGGGAGTACAAAAAGGCGCTCCAAGACTGCCAAATGGCGGTTAAGCTCATCCCGTTTCATTTTGGGGCGCTGCATGGGATGGGGTTGTGCCATGTCGCACTCGAAGACTACAGCGCTGCCATTCAAGCTTTTCGACAAGCACTGGAAATTCAGCCTTACGCCTTAGAAAATCAAAGATTGATTCTTGAGTGTACGGCACAGATGAGCTAA
- a CDS encoding DUF1499 domain-containing protein — MNITSNRSRWLLISLSLCLAAICWIGATTALSGGTIVFAGKQPTNLGVQSGQLAPCPSTPNCVSSQSQDAQHKIEPLTYNSSSGEAIANLKTVIKSLPKTKIITETENYLYAEFTSALMGFVDDVEFYLDEGAKTIHVRSASRLGQSDLGVNRKRIETIRAKLNELRS, encoded by the coding sequence ATGAATATCACTTCCAATCGGTCGCGTTGGCTTCTAATCTCTCTATCCTTATGTTTAGCAGCTATCTGTTGGATAGGGGCAACTACCGCTTTGTCAGGAGGAACGATCGTGTTTGCCGGAAAACAACCCACTAATCTCGGTGTCCAGTCAGGTCAACTAGCGCCCTGCCCGAGTACGCCCAACTGTGTCAGCAGCCAAAGCCAAGATGCCCAGCATAAAATTGAGCCTTTGACCTACAACTCTTCATCAGGGGAAGCGATCGCTAACCTCAAGACAGTTATCAAGTCCCTCCCGAAAACCAAAATTATCACCGAAACTGAGAATTACCTCTACGCGGAATTCACCAGTGCCCTGATGGGGTTTGTCGATGACGTAGAATTTTATCTCGATGAAGGCGCAAAAACGATCCATGTCCGTTCAGCCTCCCGCCTAGGACAGTCGGATTTGGGCGTGAACCGTAAAAGAATAGAGACAATCAGAGCCAAACTCAACGAACTGAGAAGCTAG